The Brachyhypopomus gauderio isolate BG-103 chromosome 1, BGAUD_0.2, whole genome shotgun sequence genome includes the window GTAGACTGCATAAGTGGCCATAGGCATTCTGATCACTGAAAAAAGTTTTTCTCTGCACTCTTCAAGCATACATTCTAAGAGTGGAATAGAATGTACAGCAGTTGCTTCTCTGTAGTATAGTACTGTATGATAACTGTATTTGCCATTTAGGCCAGATATTGCTAAATACTGTTGGTATATTGAAGATAATGCATAAGACCCGCTAGGCAAAGTGTACTGGGTAATGAAGTCTACTCACTTAAACAGGAGCACGAACCCATATGTCTCTGCTAGCATGCCCATACGTGGCCATCGTAGCAACACTAAAACCACGCCTCCCAGGAAAAAGGAGGAGCCTCTGAGCTTCTGCCTCTGGAAAAAGAAGTGAGCAGTCCTCCTCAGGCCGATGATGAAGGCCAGACCAGCCAGAAACAGGATCTGAGATAGCGGATAGGACATAGGAGGATAGGAGATAGGAAGATAGGAGATGGGGGGATAGGAGATAGGGGGATAGGAGATTAGGAGATAGGGGGATAGGAGATAGGGAGATAAAAGATAGGGAGATAGATGATAGGGAGATAGGGAGATAGGAGATGGGGAGATAGGAGATGGGGAGATAGGAGGATAGGAGATGGGGGGATAGGAGATAGGGAGATAGAAGATAGGGAGATAGGAGATGGGGAGATAGATGATAGGGAGATAGATGATAGGGAGATAGGAGATTGGAGATGGGGCGATAGGATTAGACCATtaacagaaaaaataaaatgaccaTTTCATTCACTGACTTCTTGAAGAATACTGGAAATGTATTTTGCTATTATTGTTATAATGCAAACAACCAGATGTTGACATCTGTTATTTAAATGTGTAAGGTTTTAAAACAGTCATGCTGTCTTCAACAGAGCCTGCTGGGCTAAACCAAAGCAGAGGAACAGTAACTTGTGTAATGCTCGAAACAGCACAGAGGCGGAGTGTTTAGCATGGGGTTCAGACGCAATGTACTCACGTTACCAAACGCCAGCAGGACAGAGTCAAAGTACAGCAGCACTCCAAACAGCAGGAAGAACACGCCGAATCCTGACAAGC containing:
- the golt1a gene encoding vesicle transport protein GOT1A, which translates into the protein MVAITEFQKVGVGLSGFGVFFLLFGVLLYFDSVLLAFGNILFLAGLAFIIGLRRTAHFFFQRQKLRGSSFFLGGVVLVLLRWPRMGMLAETYGFVLLFKSFFPVVFGFVTTLFGLSRSSFSMV